One window from the genome of Diceros bicornis minor isolate mBicDic1 chromosome 1, mDicBic1.mat.cur, whole genome shotgun sequence encodes:
- the NREP gene encoding neuronal regeneration-related protein isoform X1, whose protein sequence is MPWKTLSLNSLSAVSIQKHTNSLEELMLFPSAPSCNCKVYYPELSVWASQEPFPNKEMEGRLPKGRLPVPKEVNHKKSEETEAASLTPLGSDELHSPGISYLHSF, encoded by the exons CCTTGGAAGACATTGAGCCTAAACTCTCTGAGTGCAGTGTCCATCCAGAAGCACACTAACAGTTTGGAAGAGTTGATGCTCTTCCCCAGTGCTCCGAGTTGCAATTGCAAA GTTTATTACCCAGAGCTCTCTGTCTGGGCCAGTCAAGAACCATTTCCAAACAAGGAAATGGAGGGAAGGCTTCCTAAG ggaagacttcctgtcCCAAAGGAAGTGAACCACAAGAAGAGTGAGGAGACCGAGGCTGCCTCCCTGACTCCCCTTGGCAGCGATGAACTCCACTCCCCAGG